In Nicotiana tabacum cultivar K326 chromosome 19, ASM71507v2, whole genome shotgun sequence, one DNA window encodes the following:
- the LOC142173730 gene encoding uncharacterized protein LOC142173730 yields the protein MGELETGRGLNQELGLARAADTRWGSHYKYFKNFISMFGSIIDVLDTIVVDAWTLEERAKAKGYLSSFVKHLRFSNLQGLVDLSETLVKTNKHLNYPFVFCLVKFGLLLPVATATVERTFSAMKLIKSELRNRMNDEFMSGCLVPYVESKIFNTISDETIMNTFQEMKTRRG from the exons ATGGGTGAACTTGAAACTGGTAGGGGTTTGAATCAAGAACTTGGTCTTGCTAGAGCTGCAGATACTCGTTGGGGTTCGCACTATAAATATTTTAAGAACTTTATTTCTATGTTTGGCTCAATTATTGATGTTCTTGATACTATCGTTGTTGATGCCTGGACTTTAGAAGAAAGAGCTAAGGCAAAGGGATATCTTAGCAGTTTTGTCAAACATTTGAG GTTCTCAAATCTACAAGGACTTGTTGATCTTTCTGAAACACTAGTTAAGACAAATAAGCATTTGAATTATCCATTTGTGTTTTGCCTTGTAAAATTTGGTTTGCTTCTACCTGTTGCCACTGCTACCGTTGAAAGAACTTTTTCGGCGATGAAGTTGATCAAGAGTGAATTGCGAAACCGAATGAATGACGAATTCATGAGCGGTTGTTTGGTACCTTATGTAGAaagtaaaatatttaacaccattTCTGATGAGACTATTATGAATACGTTTCAGGAAATGAAAACTCGTAGAGGATAG
- the LOC107806505 gene encoding uncharacterized protein LOC107806505, with protein MKRFYPPVSSKLPQSSSSSLIVTPVEENLNQLVEQPQSSKKQRQRIDLDSLKTDPKERLPIRDFHPNERDEIRREYLRRGPCQPRYHKFPQRDFSGLKRRFNPKWFKGYHNWLEYSVIEDATYCLYCYLFQDEGIHQGGGDVFSSLGFKSWHKKNRLDMHGQSTQTKLEYKIRLKASIEVVRLLLNQGLAFRGYREDESSLNKGNFLEILSWYAESCDKIRDLVLKKAPKNDQLTSLKIQKDIIIACKIETVKAIMNDLNGDFFALLVDESCDVSRKEQLAIVMQYVNRCGSVVEYFIGIVHICNTTALCLKKAIIDYLAQYSLSLSYVRGQCYDGASNMQGDLRGLKTLIQQESKSAYSIHCFAHQLQLTLVAVSKKCLEVGELVLLVSNVLNIVGGSFKRMDDLRESQAEKV; from the exons ATGAAGAGATTTTATCCTCCGGTATCTTCCAAGTTGCCACAATCAAGTTCATCCTCTCTAATTGTTACTCCCGTGGAAGAAAATTTGAACCAATTAGTAGAACAACCTCAATCCTCTAAAAAACAAAGACAAAGAATAGATCTCGATTCTTTAAAGACTGATCCAAAGGAGAGATTACCCATTAGAGACTTTCATCCAAATGAGCGTGATGAGATTAGAAGAGAATACCTCCGAAGAGGTCCTTGCCAACCCCGATATCATAAGTTTCCTCAAAGAGATTTTTCGGGCTTAAAGCGTCGTTTCAATCCTAAATGGTTTAAAGGATATCATAATTGGTTGGAGTATAGTGTGATTGAAGATGCAACTTACTGTTTGTATTGTTACTTATTTCAAGATGAAGGCATTCATCAAGGTGGAGGTGATGTATTTTCAAGTTTAGGATTTAAGAGCTGGCACAAAAAGAACAGATTAGATATGCATGG GCAATCCACTCAAACCAAGCTCGAATACAAAATTCGCTTGAAGGCTTCAATTGAGGTGGTGAGACTCCTATTGAATCAAGGATTGGCATTCCGTGGATATCGTGAAGATGAATCATCATTAAACAAGGGTAACTTTCTTGAGATTCTTTCATGGTATGCAGAGAGCTGCGATAAAATTCGTGATCTTGTGTTGAAAAAGGCTCCAAAGAATGATCAGTTGACTTCTCTTAAAATTCAGAAAGACATTATCATTGCATGTAAAATTGAAACAGTTAAAGCAATTATGAACGATCTAAATGGAGACTTTTTTGCATTGCTAGTTGATGAATCATGTGATGTATCACGCAAAGAGCAATTAGCTATTGTCATGCAATATGTTAATAGATGCGGATCTGTGGTGGAGTATTTTATTGGGATTGTTCATATTTGTAATACTACTGCTTTGTGTTTAAAGAAAGCAATTATTGATTACCTTGCTCAATATTCTTTGAGTTTATCTTATGTGCGTGGACAATGCTATGATGGAGCAAGCAACATGCAAGGGGATTTACGTGGCCTCAAAACTTTGATTCAACAAGAAAGTAAATCTGCTTATTCCATTCATTGTTTTGCACACCAACTTCAATTGACTCTTGTTGCGGTATCCAAAAAATGTCTTGAAGTGGGAGAACTTGTACTGTTGGTTTCTAATGTATTGAATATAGTGGGAGGTTCTTTTAAACGTATGGATGATCTTCGAGAATCTCAAGCAGAAAAAGTTTAA
- the LOC107806506 gene encoding glyoxylase I 4-like produces the protein MGKVIVKAELGEETNFNWRSSTTSFSISDHEEITRMPLLALNHVSYVCKSVPTSVQFFEQVLGFVLIQRPSSFDFEGAWLFNHGIGIHLLGKEDAKSKKERINPKDNHISFQCSDMDLIIERLKELKIEYVTATVKEGGVTVDQLFFHDPDGNMIEICNCQTIPILPLSSCPLKKFNKYPTFNQTIPNSFYRNGTSKMNCLGEVEYLMMENLAMNMIDISF, from the exons ATGGGAAAAGTGATTGTGAAAGCAGAATTAGGCGAGGAGACAAACTTCAACTGGCGATCGTCAACGACATCATTCTCAATATCTGATCATGAAGAAATTACAAGGATGCCTTTGTTAGCACTGAACCATGTTTCCTATGTCTGCAAATCTGTTCCTACAAGTGTCCAATTCTTTGAGCAAGTTCTTGGTTTTGTTCTAATCCAGAGGCCTTCTTCCTTCGACTTCGAAGGAGCTTG GTTGTTCAACCACGGAATTGGAATACATTTGCTAGGAAAAGAAGATGCAAAGTCAAAGAAGGAAAGGATAAATCCAAAAGACAATCACATTTCATTCCAATGCTCGGATATGGACCTCATAATTGAGagattgaaagagttgaagattGAGTATGTAACAGCAACTGTGAAAGAAGGTGGAGTCACTGTGGATCAACTCTTCTTCCACGACCCAGATGGCAACATGATTGAGATTTGCAATTGCCAAACTATTCCAATTCTTCCACTTTCCTCTTGTCCTCTCAAGAAGTTCAACAAATATCCAACCTTCAACCAAACcattccaaattctttttaca GGAATGGAACCAGTAAGATGAATTGCTTAGGAGAAGTGGAATATTTGATGATGGAGAACTTAGCCATGAATATGATAGACATTTCATTTTGA